TTGGTCCTGCTGCCCCTCGCGGCAGCGCTGCTCTTCGGGACGCTCCCGGAACCGGTCCCGCCCCGCCGCGGGGCGACGGCCCCGGGGGCCGGGGACGACATCGAGCCACACCCCCCAACGAACTCCCAGGCCCCAGCGAACTCCCAGGCCCCGGAGGCACCGAAGGCCGCGGTGGCCCCGGAGGCCGCCAAGACCGCGGAGTCCCTCCAGGCGCCGGGGGGCCGGCCGGCCCGCGAGTGAGTCGCTCCACCGGGGCGGCGACTCCCCACACCGGCCGCAACGGGGGCGTACCGGCCGCTCAGCCGACGGGGTCGCCGGGCTGCACCCGGTGCGCCTCCAGTCCGGGGGCCGCCAGCACCTCGGCGACCAGCGCCTCCGACCCGCCGACGTATGTGCTCACCAGGTCCACGTCGCCGCCCAGGCACCAGGCGCGGTCCTGCGGCCACCACAGGTCCGGCAGTTCGGCGAACGGGTCCAGGTCCGTCGGCGACACCGCGTCGGCGAGCGTGCCACCGAGGAGTACTTCGTCCCGGCAGGGCCTCTCGAAGAACGGCAGGTGGTCGAAGTCCCAGCGGCCGTAGCCGTTCCACAGGCCGTACCAGCAGTGGTCGGGGGTGCCGGTGTGGCGGGCGAGGACCGGGACGAGGGCGCGGGCCACGTCGGGCGGGGTCGGGCCCTCCACCGGGTGCTCGTCCCACACGCCGGGCAGGCCGTACACGGACGCGTTCTGGTACAGGGCGTCCATGCCGATCAGCTCGTGCCAGCGCGAGGTCGGCGCCACCCGCCGCCCGTGGGCCGCCGCCACCGTCGACCACCGCACGGGCCGCTCCTCCAGGGACGCGGGGTGCAGGACGCGGACGTACGCGGCGAAGCCGGGGGCGGCGACGCCCGCCACGGTCCCGAAGGCTCCCGCGCCTGACGGGTCGTGGCGGGTGAGCCAGCGCGCGGGACCGAGGTCGGCGGTCCGTACGCGCAGGCGTCCGTAGGAGTCGGGGGCGGGGTCCCGGTGTACCGGCGAGTAGTCGTCCACGCGCCCAGTCTGCCGGGCCCGCCGCCCGCCCGGGGGTTCAGACCGACCGGTGGTACGGGTCGGGGACGTGGACGTCGCCGCCGAGTTCTCGGGCGGCGTGCCGGGCCCACGACGGGTTGCGCAGCAGTTCGCGGCCGAGGAGGACGGCGTCGGCCTCGCCGTTGGCGACGATCTTCTCCGCCTGCCCGGGCTCCGTGATCAGGCCGACCGCGGCGACCGGCAGGCCCGTCTCCGCCTTCACCCGCGCCGCGAAGGGCACCTGGTAGCCCGGCCCGACCGGGATGCGCACACGCGGCGCGTTGCCGCCCGTCGACACGTCGAGCAGGTCCACGCCGTGCTCCTTCAGCAGCGCGGCGAACCGCACCGTGTCGTCGGCGGTCCAGCCCGCCCGCTCCTCCAGCCAGTCGGTGGCCGAGACGCGGAAGAAGAGCGGCAGTTCCTCGGGCCACACCTCGCGCACCGCGTCGACGACCTCCAGGGCGAACCGGGCGCGGTTGTCGAAGGAGCCGCCGTACGCGTCCGTGCGGTGGTTGCTGTGGGGGGAGAGGAACTCGCCGATCAGGTAGCCGTGCGCACCGTGGATCTCGACGACCTCGAAGCCGGCGTCGAGGGCCCGCCGGGCGGCCGCCGCGAACTGCCCGACCACCGCGCCGATCTGCTCCTCCGTCAGCTCGTCCGGCACCGGGTGACCCTCGTCGAACGCCAGCGGGCTCGGGGCGACCGGCTGCCAGCCGTGCGCGTCGGGGCCGAGCGGGGCGCCGCCCTTCCAGGGGCGGTCGGTGGACGCCTTGCGTCCCGCGTGCGCGATCTGCACCCCCGGGACCGTGCCCTGCCCCTTGAGGAAGCCGGTGATGCGGCGCAGCGCGTCGACCTGCGTGTCGTTCCAGATGCCGAGGTCGTACGGGCTGATGCGGCCCTCGGGGGAGACCGCGGTCGCCTCCAGCAGGATCAGGCCGGTGCCGCCGGCGGCGCGGGCCGCGTAGTGGGCGAAGTGCCAGTCGTTCGCGACGCCCGCGTGCGGGCCGGAGGGCTCGGCGCTGTACTGGCACATCGGCGCCATCCAGACGCGGTTGGGGATGGTCAGCGACCGCAGGGTGCGGGGCTCGAACAGTGCGCTCACGGCGGACTCCACTCGGGAAGGACGGGGACCGATGGACGGCTCGTACGATAACCTTCGTAGTACGCCACCTGTCAAACTACGAGGACCTTCGTACAATGAGGGACCCGACGAGTCTGGAGCCCCCGTGACACCCGTGACCGCCGCGACCGGCCCGCGCGAGCTCGCGCACCCCCCGCGCGACGACATCCGCCTCGAAGGCGTCCTCCACGCGCTCTCCGACCCGATGCGGCTGCGCGTGGTGCGCGAGCTGGCGGCGGCCGACGCCGAGGTGCCCTGCTCGCACGTGGAGCTGCCCGTCTCCAAGTCGACCACCACGCACCATTTCCGCGTCCTGCGCGAGTGCGGCGTCATCCGCCAGACCTACCGGGGCACGGCCAAGATGAACGGCCTGCGCCGCGACGACCTGGACGCCCTCTTCCCCGGCCTCCTCGACGCCGTCCTCGCCGCCGCCCGCGAGCAGACCGCCCGCCGCACCACCCCCTAGGGGACGTCTTCCCGCCCGTCCGCCTGGGTACGGTGACGTGCCCCACCCGAGTACGAGCGCTCAGGCCCCGTGCCGCCCGGCCTCCCATGATGGCGATCACCAGCCCACGCCACCGGGAGCCCCGCATGCTGCTCAGCCGCCTCGCCGACGCCCTCGTGCCCGCCTTCGGGCGCCTCTCGGTCACCGCGGACGACGGCGCGGAGCCGGTGCCCGGCAGCATCGTCGCCGCGAACCACACGTCGCTCGCCGACCCCGCCGTCGTCCTCGCCGCCCTGCGCCACCTCGGCGTGCAGCCCGTGGTGATGGCGACCGCCGGCCTGTGGCGCGTGCCCGTGCTCGGCCGCGCCCTCGCCCGCGAGGGCCACATCCCCGTCCACCGCGGCGACCGGCGCGCCGCCCGGGCCCTCGACCTGGCCGAGGCGGCCCTCGACCGGGGGCGCGTCGTCCTCCTCTACGCCGAGGGCGGCCTCCCGCGCCGCGCGGACGCCGCCGAGGCCCCGCCCGGCGCCTTCCGCAGCGGCCTCTCCCGGCTCGCCCGGCGCACCGGCGCGCCCGTCGTCCCCGTCGGCCAGGCCGGGGCGCGGCGGCTCGTCTCGGGAAGCGCCGCCAAGCAGCTCGCGGGCCTCGTCACCGCGCCACTGCGCCGCCCCTGCCTGCACGTCCACGTCGGCCGGCCGCTCACGCTGACCGGCGACGCCGCGACCGGTACGTCCCAGGCGCTGGGCGCCGTGACCGCTGCCTGGCGGACGGCGGCCGCCCACCTCGACGAGCCCGCCGTACGCCGCTGA
This portion of the Streptomyces changanensis genome encodes:
- a CDS encoding lysophospholipid acyltransferase family protein; amino-acid sequence: MLSRLADALVPAFGRLSVTADDGAEPVPGSIVAANHTSLADPAVVLAALRHLGVQPVVMATAGLWRVPVLGRALAREGHIPVHRGDRRAARALDLAEAALDRGRVVLLYAEGGLPRRADAAEAPPGAFRSGLSRLARRTGAPVVPVGQAGARRLVSGSAAKQLAGLVTAPLRRPCLHVHVGRPLTLTGDAATGTSQALGAVTAAWRTAAAHLDEPAVRR
- a CDS encoding NADH:flavin oxidoreductase/NADH oxidase — protein: MSALFEPRTLRSLTIPNRVWMAPMCQYSAEPSGPHAGVANDWHFAHYAARAAGGTGLILLEATAVSPEGRISPYDLGIWNDTQVDALRRITGFLKGQGTVPGVQIAHAGRKASTDRPWKGGAPLGPDAHGWQPVAPSPLAFDEGHPVPDELTEEQIGAVVGQFAAAARRALDAGFEVVEIHGAHGYLIGEFLSPHSNHRTDAYGGSFDNRARFALEVVDAVREVWPEELPLFFRVSATDWLEERAGWTADDTVRFAALLKEHGVDLLDVSTGGNAPRVRIPVGPGYQVPFAARVKAETGLPVAAVGLITEPGQAEKIVANGEADAVLLGRELLRNPSWARHAARELGGDVHVPDPYHRSV
- a CDS encoding ArsR/SmtB family transcription factor — translated: MTPVTAATGPRELAHPPRDDIRLEGVLHALSDPMRLRVVRELAAADAEVPCSHVELPVSKSTTTHHFRVLRECGVIRQTYRGTAKMNGLRRDDLDALFPGLLDAVLAAAREQTARRTTP